A DNA window from Arachis hypogaea cultivar Tifrunner chromosome 18, arahy.Tifrunner.gnm2.J5K5, whole genome shotgun sequence contains the following coding sequences:
- the LOC112769266 gene encoding formiminotransferase cyclodeaminase-like protein, with protein MEFNSTSKDQKKTIDQSILLCCKIFVSEARNLATLDAIERVARLNPETIIVKKFPDLPYNRTRYTLVSYVLHDCTGNAIYSPLHQSVVAMAEVAFNAINLELHDGAHPRLGAVDDIVVHPLARASLDEAAWLAKTLAADIGNRFNVPVFLYGAAHPTGKELDTIRRELGYYRPNFMGIQWAGWAMPKILPQNPDEGPIVVSTSKGILMIGARPWVGLYNVTILSTDVSAARRIARKVSARGGGLPKVQTLGLVHDKDSTEIACMLLEPNQIGADRVQKHIEMLAAEEGLDVEKGYFTDLSPEMIIEKYMNLISANRS; from the exons ATGGAGTTCAATTCCACTAGCAAG GATCAAAAGAAAACCATAGACCAATCCATCTTATTGTGCTGCAAAATCTTTGTCTCTGAGGCGCGCAATCTAGCAACTCTTGATGCAATAGAAAGAGTAGCAAGACTGAACCCAGAGACCATCATTGTGAAGAAGTTTCCTGACCTGCCTTACAACAGAACCAGGTACACCCTTGTGTCTTATGTACTGCATGACTGCACAGGAAATGCCATATACAGCCCCTTGCACCAATCTGTGGTTGCCATGGCTGAGGTTGCATTCAATGCCATCAACCTAGAATTGCATGATGGGGCTCACCCTCGCCTAGGAGCGGTGGATGACATTGTTGTCCATCCACTTGCACGTGCTTCGTTGGATGAGGCAGCATGGCTTGCAAAAACACTGGCAGCAGACATTGGCAACCGATTCAATG TGCCAGTATTCTTGTATGGTGCAGCACACCCAACAGGGAAGGAACTAGACACCATTAGACGAGAGCTCGGATATTACCGGCCTAATTTCATGGGAATCCAATGGGCAGGGTGGGCTATGCCAAAGATCCTACCTCAGAACCCAGATGAAGGACCTATTGTTGTTTCAACGTCTAAAGGCATCTTAATGATTGGCGCACGCCCATGGGTTGGACTCTACAATGTGACAATCTTGTCGACAGATGTGTCAGCGGCAAGAAGGATTGCAAGGAAGGTCAGTGCTCGTGGCGGGGGGCTTCCGAAGGTGCAAACTTTGGGGCTTGTTCATGATAAGGATTCAACTGAAATAGCCTGCATGCTGTTGGAGCCTAATCAGATTGGAGCAGACAGAGTGCAGAAACATATCGAGATGCTGGCAGCAGAAGAAGGACTGGATGTAGAAAAAGGATACTTCACTGACTTATCACCAGAGAtgatcatagaaaaatacatgaACCTTATATCTGCTAACAGATCATGA